Proteins from one Impatiens glandulifera chromosome 2, dImpGla2.1, whole genome shotgun sequence genomic window:
- the LOC124926026 gene encoding uncharacterized protein LOC124926026: protein MLLALEGGGFFSSSSSGYRKGLSVLLLGRKRKNEEEKLMRVSPWNHNYQLVDDREAESDLQLASKKNRRFVRGCTSFVCFGRTAAGLESPNSLKVGPTKQKEDIVSEPPPVQTKDVVVVVGSEEEDALTKPCLKSSLKRPVTGAGTDQHEEALDLRHNEKRKVQWTDASGGELAEIREFELSDADGSDDEFNNGRVRSCSCTIM, encoded by the exons ATGTTATTGGCATTGGAAGGAGGGGGATTcttctcttcatcatcttctggATACAGAAAAGGTTTGTCAGTTCTTTTACTAGGCAGGAAGAGGAAGAACGAAGAGGAGAAGCTCATGAGAGTTTCTCCGTGGAATCATAATTACCAGTTGGTGGACGATCGAGAAGCTGAATCTGATCTCCAACTGGCTTCTAAGAAGAACAGGAGGTTTGTCCGCGGCTGCACCTCCTTTGTTTGTTTTGGTCGCACTGCCGCAGGACTTGAGAGCCCTAATTCTCTAAAAGTTGGTCCTACAAAACAGAAGGAGGACATCGTTTCAGAACCACCTCCTGTACAAACTAaagatgttgttgttgttgttggtagtgaagaagaagatgcttTAACAAAGCCTTGTCTAAAAAGTAGCTTGAAGAGACCTGTTACTGGTGCTGGAACTGATCAGCATGAAGAAGCTTTGGACTTGAGGCataatgaaaagagaaaagtTCAATGGACTGATGCATCTGGAGGAGAGCTTGCAGAGATTCGCGAATTCGAGCTTAG TGATGCGGATGGATCGGATGATGAATTTAACAATGGGCGGGTTAGAAGCTGTTCTTGCACAATAATGTAA